A single window of Poecilia reticulata strain Guanapo linkage group LG10, Guppy_female_1.0+MT, whole genome shotgun sequence DNA harbors:
- the LOC103471046 gene encoding N-acetyllactosaminide beta-1,3-N-acetylglucosaminyltransferase 2 produces the protein MARRCCRLRSILICVCTPCCCLTLLYSYAIVTIYLHMSSLVLRRIAMVSPNLASPHFIAAGASSNDSSPSVPKTFWEQHLRCVALWNQLQRHVDRRFNPIMRKEKFDTLLERSSSDESLLHQSYFEVTAMASVRENFKRLPQQVREFASSMHKRNYPILIQPDGECGAQSEQEKEPPLILFAIKSTALNFRNRRVIRQTWGRVGWVEGQRINRSDGDVGGGYIRRVFLLGKETPEDLGVDMSRLLRAESKRHGDILQWDFKDTFFNLTLKDVLFWSWFSRHCGKPLFVLKGDDDVFVNTPKLISYLQDQLEKHRSRNTLHEFMVGEVIGSALPNRVRRSKYFIPEGFYRGLYPMYAGGGGVVYSGELTRRLHNISKTVHLFPIDDVYVGMCMMRLNAHPVHHPAFLTFDFTEKEEAQPCSYHTILLVHKRSPREVVELWADLKDTREQCQDVPLRAVEKKATPPPSV, from the coding sequence ATGGCACGACGCTGCTGTCGCTTGAGAAGCATCTTGATCTGCGTGTGTACGCCATGCTGCTGCCTGACCCTGCTCTACAGCTACGCCATTGTCACCATTTATCTGCACATGAGTTCATTGGTGTTGAGACGCATCGCCATGGTTTCCCCAAATCTGGCGAGCCCCCATTTTATAGCCGCAGGTGCTTCGAGCAACGACAGCAGTCCCTCCGTCCCTAAAACCTTCTGGGAACAACATCTGCGATGCGTTGCCTTGTGGAACCAGCTCCAACGGCACGTCGACCGCCGTTTCAACCCCATCATGCGCAAGGAAAAGTTCGACACGTTGTTGGAACGAAGTAGCTCTGACGAGTCTCTGCTGCACCAAAGCTACTTTGAAGTTACCGCCATGGCCAGCGTGAGGGAGAATTTTAAGAGACTGCCACAGCAGGTACGAGAATTTGCAAGCAGCATGCACAAGAGGAACTACCCTATCCTCATCCAACCAGATGGAGAGTGTGGAGCTCAGTCAGAGCAGGAGAAGGAGCCTCCGCTGATTCTTTTTGCCATCAAGTCAACGGCGCTAAACTTCAGGAACCGACGGGTCATTCGACAGACTTGGGGTCGGGTCGGATGGGTGGAGGGACAGAGGATCAACAGAAGCGACGGAGATGTGGGCGGAGGATACATCCGAAGGGTATTCTTACTGGGAAAAGAAACCCCAGAAGACCTGGGTGTAGACATGTCCCGTTTACTAAGAGCAGAAAGTAAGCGTCACGGAGACATTCTGCAGTGGGATTTCAAAGACACGTTTTTCAACCTGACTTTGAAGGACGTGCTCTTCTGGAGCTGGTTCTCACGCCACTGCGGTAAGCCTCTCTTTGTCTTGAAGGGAGATGATGACGTCTTTGTCAACACCCCAAAGCTGATCAGCTACCTCCAGGATCAGCTAGAAAAGCACAGATCCCGCAACACCCTGCATGAGTTCATGGTCGGCGAGGTGATAGGGTCTGCTTTGCCCAACCGAGTGAGGAGATCAAAGTATTTTATCCCAGAGGGCTTCTACAGGGGGCTCTACCCCATGTACGcggggggtggaggggtggtGTACTCTGGGGAGTTGACTAGACGCCTGCACAACATCTCTAAAACAGTCCACCTGTTTCCTATTGATGACGTCTACGTCGGAATGTGCATGATGCGGCTCAACGCCCATCCCGTCCACCACCCGGCTTTCCTCACCTTCGACTTCACCGAGAAGGAAGAGGCACAGCCGTGTTCGTACCACACCATCCTTCTGGTCCACAAGCGAAGCCCCAGAGAAGTAGTCGAGTTGTGGGCCGACCTGAAAGACACGAGGGAACAATGTCAGGATGTACCTCTGAGGGCGGTCGAGAAGAAAGCAACACCGCCACCGAGTGTTTAA